The following are from one region of the Microvirgula aerodenitrificans DSM 15089 genome:
- a CDS encoding nitrous oxide reductase family maturation protein NosD: protein MTRPPPGLRAARLACLAVLVAPLAAQAAVWQVGPDGTLADAIARAAPGDTLRIAPGHYPANLVIDKPLTLVGADPAHRPTLDGGNRGNVITVKSVDVTLDSLIIRDSGDDLGAQNAGVYLGPGAHRAVVRRCDFAYTLFGLWIEKANGVRIENNLITGKRDYMSPQRGNAIQLYNTQGAQIIGNRISFARDGIYVDVSHYAVFRGNRIHHVRYGTHYMNSYHNVWENNDVYRNRGGLALMEVRDQIVRNNRAWANSDHGIMLRTIQDSVIENNVVADNVRGFFIYDAEYNTLRNNLVIGNRVGVHLWAGSYRNTVEGNDFIRNREQVRYVASRDQEWGKQTGNYWSNYLGWDHDEDGRGDIPYEANDVVDRLTWRYPVAKLLMHSPAVQTLRMIARQFPVLRVPSVVEAHPAMQPHHANWREWIHAERH from the coding sequence TTGACCCGCCCTCCCCCCGGCCTGCGTGCCGCCCGTCTGGCCTGCCTCGCCGTCCTCGTCGCGCCCCTTGCCGCGCAGGCGGCGGTCTGGCAGGTCGGTCCCGACGGCACGCTGGCCGATGCCATTGCCCGCGCCGCGCCCGGCGACACGCTGCGCATCGCCCCCGGCCACTATCCGGCCAATCTGGTTATCGACAAGCCGCTGACGCTGGTCGGCGCCGACCCGGCCCACCGGCCCACGCTGGATGGCGGCAATCGCGGCAATGTCATTACCGTCAAGTCGGTGGATGTCACGCTGGACAGCCTGATCATCCGCGACAGCGGCGATGATCTCGGCGCGCAGAATGCCGGCGTCTATCTCGGGCCCGGCGCCCATCGCGCCGTGGTCCGCCGCTGCGACTTTGCCTATACCCTGTTCGGGCTGTGGATCGAGAAAGCCAACGGGGTGCGGATCGAGAACAACCTGATCACCGGCAAGCGCGACTACATGAGCCCGCAGCGCGGCAATGCCATCCAGCTGTACAACACCCAGGGCGCACAGATCATCGGCAACCGGATCAGCTTCGCCCGCGACGGCATCTATGTCGACGTGTCGCACTATGCCGTGTTCCGCGGCAACCGCATCCACCATGTGCGCTACGGCACCCACTACATGAACTCGTACCACAACGTGTGGGAAAACAACGATGTATACCGCAACCGGGGCGGACTGGCGCTGATGGAGGTGCGCGACCAGATCGTCCGCAACAACCGCGCCTGGGCCAATTCCGATCACGGCATCATGCTGCGCACCATCCAGGACTCGGTCATCGAGAACAATGTGGTCGCCGACAATGTGCGCGGTTTCTTCATCTACGACGCCGAGTACAACACGCTGCGCAACAATCTGGTCATCGGCAACCGCGTCGGCGTTCATCTGTGGGCCGGTTCGTACCGCAACACGGTCGAGGGCAACGACTTTATCCGCAACCGCGAGCAGGTACGCTATGTGGCCAGTCGCGATCAGGAATGGGGCAAGCAGACCGGCAACTACTGGAGCAACTACCTGGGCTGGGACCACGACGAGGACGGCCGCGGCGACATTCCGTACGAGGCCAACGACGTGGTCGACCGGCTGACCTGGCGCTATCCGGTCGCCAAACTGCTGATGCACAGCCCGGCCGTGCAGACCCTGCGCATGATCGCGCGCCAGTTCCCGGTGCTGCGGGTGCCGTCTGTGGTCGAGGCGCACCCTGCCATGCAGCCCCACCATGCCAACTGGAGAGAATGGATTCATGCCGAACGCCATTGA
- a CDS encoding branched-chain amino acid transaminase, producing the protein MSMADRDGFIWFDGKLVPWREATTHVLTHTLHYGLGVFEGVRAYETAEGPAIFRLQDHTDRLFRSAHILGIDMPFDKAALNAAHLDVVRANKLKSCYFRPMAFYGSGKLGVAPPKGDVHVIVAAWEWGAYLGEEGMNRGIRVKTSSFARHHVNITMCKAKANGNYMNSILANNEAISNGYDEALLLDVDGYVAEGSGENVFIVRKGKLYTPDLTSALEGITRDTVVTIAGEMGLQLVEKRITRDEVYSADEAFFTGTAAEITPIRELDGRQIGAGSRGPVTTEIQSRYFACVKGQDASHREWLTLVK; encoded by the coding sequence ATGTCGATGGCTGACCGCGACGGATTCATCTGGTTCGACGGCAAGCTCGTGCCATGGCGCGAAGCCACCACTCATGTGCTGACGCACACGCTGCACTATGGTCTTGGCGTGTTTGAAGGCGTCCGCGCCTACGAAACCGCCGAAGGCCCGGCCATTTTCCGCCTGCAGGACCATACCGACCGCCTGTTCCGCTCGGCGCACATCCTCGGCATCGACATGCCGTTCGACAAGGCGGCACTGAACGCCGCCCACCTCGATGTGGTCAGGGCCAACAAGCTGAAGTCGTGTTACTTCCGCCCGATGGCGTTCTACGGTTCGGGCAAGCTCGGCGTCGCACCGCCGAAGGGCGACGTGCACGTGATCGTGGCTGCCTGGGAATGGGGCGCCTACCTCGGCGAGGAAGGCATGAACCGCGGCATCCGCGTCAAGACCAGCTCGTTCGCCCGCCACCACGTGAACATCACCATGTGCAAGGCCAAGGCCAACGGCAACTACATGAACTCGATCCTGGCCAACAACGAGGCCATCAGCAACGGCTATGACGAAGCGCTGCTGCTGGACGTTGACGGCTATGTGGCCGAAGGCTCCGGCGAGAACGTGTTCATCGTCCGCAAGGGCAAGCTGTACACGCCGGACCTGACCAGCGCGCTGGAGGGCATCACCCGCGATACCGTGGTGACCATCGCCGGGGAAATGGGCCTGCAACTGGTCGAAAAGCGCATCACCCGCGACGAAGTCTACAGTGCCGACGAAGCGTTCTTCACCGGTACCGCCGCCGAAATCACGCCGATCCGCGAACTCGACGGCCGCCAGATCGGTGCCGGCAGCCGTGGCCCGGTCACGACCGAGATCCAGTCCCGCTACTTCGCCTGCGTGAAGGGTCAGGACGCCAGTCACCGCGAGTGGCTGACCCTGGTCAAGTAA
- a CDS encoding copper chaperone PCu(A)C, producing MQRLLSCLAIALTLSCMPALADSATVTARDGWAWRTRAGQYGSAGFITLNTTATAQLVAASSPRVGRIEIHESFVDAQGRFGMRRLGAVALQPARPLQMRHDGIHLMLIGLRTPLAVGDRLPLSLTINSGGRTETVSTTLEVRAP from the coding sequence ATGCAGCGCCTCCTGTCCTGCCTGGCCATCGCCCTGACGTTATCGTGCATGCCGGCGCTGGCCGATTCCGCCACGGTCACCGCCCGTGACGGCTGGGCATGGCGCACCCGCGCCGGTCAGTACGGCAGCGCCGGTTTCATCACCCTGAACACGACGGCCACTGCGCAACTGGTCGCCGCCAGCAGCCCGCGCGTCGGCCGGATCGAAATCCATGAAAGCTTTGTCGACGCACAGGGTCGCTTCGGCATGCGCCGGCTGGGAGCCGTCGCCCTGCAGCCGGCCCGCCCGCTGCAGATGCGCCATGACGGCATCCACCTGATGCTGATCGGCCTGCGTACACCGCTGGCGGTCGGCGACCGCTTGCCGCTGTCGCTGACAATCAACAGCGGCGGCCGGACCGAAACCGTGTCGACCACGCTGGAAGTCCGGGCGCCGTAA
- a CDS encoding filamentous hemagglutinin N-terminal domain-containing protein yields the protein MTLPTHFPPLFLALLTPGTVLSAQADGIVADPGAASTQQPVVQRTASGLPQVDIQTPNAAGVSHNHYRQFDVGPRGAILNNARHDVQTELGGRVRGNPALASGSARLIINEVNSSQPSLLRGLLEVAGPRADVIVANPSGITCAGCGFINADRSTLSTGRPQPGPQGNLDSFRVSNGTVRIEGAGLYAGLSSHTAIFARAVEINAGLWARHLRVVTGANRISADGDTVTAEAADAATRPQFALDSALLGGMYAGKIFLTGTEHGVGVNLGGKVTAGDGGLVLHADGRLEVSGTVHSEGSARLHSHERLDNRGGILTARGNISLDGARLNNAGGRIESTAGALDMTARAGGIGNRAGRIKAAGRIVLTSDGIDNRGGTIAGQQLVIDARQATLDNRNGGLDAREDLSLNGSSHLGNRQGHIRAGGRLAIGTPSTPLRGIVNHDGELHAGRQLTIHADQFDGDGRLYSGGDFHLAVHGDLSHGGTLRAGGDATARVGGILLNLGRMETGRRLTLSSAHLANAGLLGGDVIRLSSTGRVENLGLIDGRRVHIGASRLSNDAGNSHAAMITARDRLDIGVQSLDNHPHARIFSAGDLLIGGGLDDNDHAGGRAGSVVNRGATFEALGRLILRATRLRNLRNRESGTSIPARILSGGPMLLDTGRLTNDDSLILANLADRPVIVPARPPAPEPTAPAPETTVPAPETAWVPAPPAPETAGGPAPPFPPWLHDRFRAQQEERERRAQLTGRRFDTSHHADEARYHARLAQTLLPAHDWQLIPGVVLSAMQMARLTGRVHPGLFSLGADGRIDLGTLPGRGRDAGASRRDRQEDGAPVFR from the coding sequence ATGACTTTACCGACCCATTTTCCGCCGCTGTTTCTCGCCCTGCTGACGCCGGGCACGGTCTTGTCCGCACAGGCTGACGGCATCGTCGCCGACCCGGGGGCCGCGAGCACGCAGCAGCCGGTGGTGCAGCGCACCGCCAGCGGCCTGCCGCAGGTCGACATCCAGACCCCCAACGCCGCTGGCGTTTCGCACAACCATTACCGCCAGTTCGACGTCGGCCCGCGCGGCGCCATCCTCAACAACGCCCGCCACGATGTGCAGACCGAGCTTGGTGGCCGGGTGCGCGGCAATCCGGCCCTGGCCAGCGGCAGTGCCCGGCTGATCATCAACGAGGTCAACAGCAGCCAGCCCAGCCTGCTGCGCGGCCTGCTGGAAGTGGCCGGTCCGCGCGCCGACGTCATCGTCGCCAACCCGTCCGGCATCACCTGCGCCGGCTGCGGTTTCATCAATGCCGACCGCAGCACGCTGAGCACCGGCCGGCCGCAGCCCGGCCCGCAGGGCAATCTGGACAGCTTTCGCGTCAGCAATGGCACGGTGCGCATCGAGGGTGCCGGGCTGTATGCCGGCCTGAGCAGCCACACTGCGATCTTCGCCCGCGCGGTCGAAATCAACGCCGGGCTGTGGGCCAGGCACCTGCGGGTGGTAACCGGTGCCAACCGCATCAGCGCCGACGGTGACACCGTGACCGCAGAGGCCGCCGACGCGGCCACCCGGCCACAGTTCGCGCTGGATTCGGCCCTGCTTGGCGGCATGTATGCCGGCAAGATCTTCCTGACCGGCACCGAGCACGGCGTTGGCGTCAACCTTGGCGGCAAGGTCACCGCCGGCGATGGCGGACTGGTGCTGCATGCCGACGGCCGGCTGGAAGTCAGCGGCACGGTGCACAGCGAGGGCAGCGCCCGGCTGCACAGCCACGAACGACTCGACAACCGCGGCGGAATCCTCACCGCCCGCGGGAACATCTCGCTGGACGGCGCACGGCTGAACAACGCCGGGGGGCGCATCGAATCGACAGCCGGGGCGCTGGACATGACGGCCCGCGCCGGCGGGATCGGCAACCGGGCGGGCCGGATCAAGGCCGCAGGGCGGATCGTTCTCACCAGCGACGGCATCGACAACCGGGGCGGCACCATTGCCGGACAGCAACTCGTCATCGATGCCCGCCAGGCAACGCTCGACAACCGGAACGGGGGGCTGGACGCCCGGGAGGACCTGAGCCTGAACGGCAGCAGTCACCTGGGCAACCGCCAGGGGCATATCCGTGCAGGCGGCCGGCTGGCCATCGGGACCCCTTCCACCCCGCTGCGGGGCATCGTCAATCACGACGGCGAGCTGCATGCCGGCCGGCAGCTGACCATCCATGCCGACCAGTTCGATGGTGACGGCCGGCTGTACAGTGGCGGTGATTTCCATCTGGCCGTGCATGGCGACCTCAGCCACGGCGGCACGTTGCGGGCAGGGGGGGATGCCACCGCACGGGTCGGCGGCATCCTCCTCAATCTGGGGCGAATGGAAACGGGCCGCCGGCTGACGCTGTCCAGCGCCCACCTTGCCAATGCCGGCCTGCTCGGCGGCGACGTCATCCGGTTATCCTCGACCGGCAGGGTGGAGAACCTGGGGCTGATCGACGGCCGCCGCGTCCATATCGGGGCCAGCCGGCTGAGCAACGATGCCGGGAACAGCCATGCCGCCATGATCACCGCCCGCGACCGCCTGGATATCGGCGTTCAGTCGCTGGACAACCATCCGCATGCCCGGATCTTCAGCGCCGGTGACCTGCTGATCGGGGGCGGGCTGGATGACAATGACCATGCCGGCGGCCGGGCCGGAAGCGTCGTCAACCGGGGCGCCACCTTCGAGGCGCTCGGCAGGCTGATCCTGCGGGCAACCCGCCTGCGCAATCTCCGCAACCGGGAATCCGGCACATCGATACCGGCCCGCATCCTGTCCGGCGGGCCGATGCTGCTGGACACCGGGCGGCTGACCAACGACGACAGCCTGATTCTCGCCAATCTGGCCGACAGGCCGGTCATCGTTCCGGCCCGCCCGCCGGCGCCGGAACCGACCGCCCCCGCGCCGGAGACAACCGTCCCTGCGCCGGAGACGGCCTGGGTGCCAGCCCCCCCCGCGCCGGAAACGGCCGGGGGGCCGGCTCCCCCTTTCCCGCCATGGCTGCACGACCGCTTCCGTGCGCAGCAAGAAGAGCGCGAGCGGCGTGCACAACTGACCGGCCGACGTTTCGACACCAGTCACCATGCCGATGAGGCCCGCTACCACGCCCGGCTGGCGCAAACACTTCTGCCCGCGCACGACTGGCAGCTGATTCCCGGTGTGGTACTGTCGGCCATGCAGATGGCACGGCTGACCGGACGCGTGCACCCCGGACTTTTCAGTCTGGGGGCCGACGGGCGGATCGACCTCGGCACCCTGCCCGGCCGCGGTCGGGATGCCGGTGCGAGCCGGCGTGACCGGCAAGAGGACGGCGCGCCCGTTTTCCGCTGA
- the nosZ gene encoding TAT-dependent nitrous-oxide reductase: MSDQELLPHDPSRRSFLGKSALAGLAGAGLSVGLAACKKPEGDNAAKPAAAGAASAASHGKYDVPPGQLDDYYIISSGGHSGECRIYGLPSGREFKRIPVFNIDCMSGWGITNESKAILGTRPDGQLKFKTGDTHHIHGSYKDGTYDGKFFWVNDKLNARVARVRGDTFECDKITDVPNVQGHHGIFPDKRDPVDPAINYTTRVFAGAEFHIPLPNNGADVDAPEKYGCLFSCLDAETMEVRWQVHVDGNMDLVATSYDGKLAASNQYNTENGIHYEDMMSAERDACVFFNIARIEEAVKAGKFTTIGTSKVPVVDGRAAKNADPKTALTCYVPVPKNPHGVNASPDGKYFACSGKLSPTASLIELALVHKWFDGELKTQRDCVVAEPEIGLGPLHTAFDGRGNAYTTLFLDSQIVKWNIDAAIKQFKGDKTAQPVVDRIDVHYQPGHGWTTMGETKEADGKFFNSGNKFSKDRFLPVGPLHAETEQLIDISGDKMVLVADHPAYSEPHDAIGIRRDVIKTRQVYNMDDFPNAVKDPKSQRIERNGNKVTIYLASQAPAYSMREFKVKQGDEVTIFLTNHDKVEDLTHGFGIPMYDINFVVNPQETKSVTFKADKPGVFWCYCTHFCHALHLEMRSRMIVERR; encoded by the coding sequence ATGTCCGACCAAGAACTCCTGCCCCATGACCCGAGTCGCCGTTCCTTCCTGGGAAAATCCGCACTGGCCGGCCTCGCCGGCGCAGGACTGAGCGTAGGCCTCGCCGCCTGCAAGAAGCCGGAAGGCGACAATGCGGCCAAGCCGGCCGCCGCCGGTGCCGCATCGGCCGCATCGCATGGCAAGTACGACGTCCCGCCCGGCCAGCTCGATGACTACTACATCATCAGCTCCGGCGGTCACTCCGGCGAGTGCCGCATCTACGGTCTGCCGTCGGGACGGGAATTCAAGCGCATTCCGGTATTCAACATCGACTGCATGAGCGGCTGGGGCATCACCAACGAGTCCAAGGCCATTCTCGGCACCCGTCCCGACGGTCAGCTGAAGTTCAAGACCGGCGACACCCACCATATCCACGGGTCGTACAAGGATGGCACCTACGACGGCAAGTTCTTCTGGGTCAACGACAAGCTGAACGCCCGCGTGGCCCGTGTCCGCGGCGACACCTTCGAGTGCGACAAGATTACTGACGTGCCGAACGTGCAGGGCCATCACGGCATTTTCCCGGACAAGCGCGACCCGGTCGATCCGGCCATCAACTACACCACCCGCGTGTTCGCCGGTGCCGAATTCCATATCCCGCTGCCGAACAACGGTGCGGATGTGGATGCGCCGGAAAAGTACGGCTGCCTGTTCTCCTGCCTCGATGCCGAGACCATGGAAGTGCGCTGGCAGGTTCACGTCGACGGCAACATGGACCTGGTCGCGACCAGCTATGACGGCAAGCTGGCGGCATCGAACCAGTACAACACCGAAAACGGCATCCACTATGAAGACATGATGTCGGCCGAGCGCGATGCCTGCGTGTTCTTCAACATTGCCCGCATCGAAGAAGCGGTCAAGGCCGGCAAGTTCACCACCATCGGGACCTCCAAGGTGCCGGTGGTCGATGGCCGCGCCGCCAAGAACGCCGACCCGAAAACCGCGCTGACCTGCTACGTGCCGGTGCCGAAGAACCCGCACGGCGTCAACGCCAGCCCGGACGGCAAGTACTTCGCCTGCTCGGGCAAGCTGTCGCCGACCGCGTCGCTGATCGAACTGGCGCTGGTGCACAAGTGGTTCGACGGTGAACTCAAGACCCAGCGCGACTGCGTGGTCGCCGAGCCGGAAATCGGCCTCGGCCCGCTGCACACCGCCTTTGACGGCCGTGGCAACGCGTACACCACGCTGTTCCTCGACAGCCAGATCGTCAAATGGAACATCGACGCGGCCATCAAGCAGTTCAAGGGCGACAAGACCGCCCAGCCGGTGGTCGACCGCATCGACGTTCATTACCAGCCGGGTCACGGCTGGACCACGATGGGCGAAACCAAGGAAGCCGACGGCAAGTTCTTCAACTCCGGCAACAAGTTCTCCAAGGACCGTTTCCTGCCGGTGGGGCCGCTGCATGCAGAAACCGAGCAGCTGATCGACATCAGCGGCGACAAGATGGTGCTGGTGGCCGACCACCCGGCCTACTCGGAGCCGCATGACGCCATCGGCATCCGCCGCGACGTGATCAAGACCCGCCAGGTCTACAACATGGATGACTTCCCGAATGCGGTGAAGGACCCGAAGAGCCAGCGCATCGAACGCAACGGCAACAAGGTCACCATCTACCTGGCCAGCCAGGCACCGGCGTACTCGATGCGCGAATTCAAGGTCAAGCAGGGCGACGAAGTCACCATCTTCCTGACCAACCACGACAAGGTCGAGGATCTGACCCACGGTTTCGGCATTCCGATGTACGACATCAACTTCGTCGTCAATCCGCAGGAAACCAAGTCGGTCACCTTCAAGGCCGACAAGCCCGGCGTGTTCTGGTGCTATTGCACCCACTTCTGCCACGCGCTGCACCTGGAGATGCGCAGCCGCATGATCGTCGAACGGCGTTGA
- a CDS encoding c-type cytochrome yields the protein MSPIRSLALLSLLAALSACGGQQEKAPAAAEAPAAPAPVAEAPAAAPAAPAASTEVAAGEAVFKKTCAMCHQTGAAGAPKLGDKADWGPRLAQGKDTLYKHALEGFNGNKGAMPAKGGNPSLSDDDVKAAVDFMAGKSA from the coding sequence ATGTCTCCGATTCGTTCCCTCGCCCTGTTGTCCCTGCTCGCCGCGCTGAGCGCCTGTGGTGGCCAGCAGGAAAAAGCCCCCGCCGCCGCTGAGGCGCCGGCTGCTCCCGCACCTGTTGCCGAGGCACCGGCAGCCGCACCGGCCGCACCGGCCGCCAGCACCGAAGTCGCCGCCGGCGAAGCGGTGTTCAAGAAAACCTGCGCCATGTGCCACCAGACCGGTGCTGCCGGCGCGCCGAAGCTTGGCGACAAGGCCGACTGGGGCCCGCGCCTGGCGCAAGGCAAGGACACGCTGTACAAGCACGCGCTGGAAGGCTTCAACGGCAACAAGGGCGCAATGCCGGCCAAGGGCGGCAATCCGTCGCTGTCCGACGACGACGTCAAGGCTGCTGTCGACTTCATGGCGGGCAAGAGCGCCTGA
- a CDS encoding zinc-finger domain-containing protein → MAELKENRANFIEITAHDLPLHCPMPGMVKWNAHPRVFLPIQQQGGVSRCPYCGTEYKLTGPLPSGH, encoded by the coding sequence ATGGCTGAATTGAAAGAAAACCGCGCCAACTTCATCGAGATCACCGCGCATGACCTGCCGCTGCACTGCCCGATGCCGGGCATGGTCAAATGGAACGCCCACCCGCGCGTATTCCTGCCGATCCAGCAGCAGGGCGGCGTCTCCAGATGCCCGTACTGCGGCACCGAGTACAAACTGACCGGCCCGCTGCCGAGCGGCCACTGA
- a CDS encoding ABC transporter permease subunit: MDFALAPLLTIAGKECRDRIRNRWVLVVAILFALFALVIAWFGPAQQGTVGFRGIEPTIASLTSLVIYLLPLIALILGFDVVVGERERGSLDLLLSMPITRTELILGKYLGLATALTAATVAGFGVAGIALAPFFDLYALWHYAGFVASSLLLGLSFLSLAVLVSVCSRDRASASGVAIALWFLFVLVFDLVLLGVMVLASGEGGTGAFVIALFLNPTDVFRILNVFSSSELKAFYGLATVLPDTLTHPALLGGVMLAWIAVPLALAVWRFKRP, translated from the coding sequence ATGGACTTCGCTCTTGCTCCGCTGCTGACCATCGCCGGCAAGGAATGCCGCGACCGCATTCGCAATCGCTGGGTACTGGTGGTCGCCATCCTGTTTGCGCTGTTCGCGCTGGTCATCGCCTGGTTCGGTCCGGCGCAACAGGGCACGGTCGGCTTTCGCGGCATCGAGCCGACCATCGCCAGCCTGACCAGCCTGGTCATCTACCTGCTGCCGCTGATCGCGCTGATTCTCGGCTTCGATGTGGTGGTCGGTGAGCGCGAACGCGGCTCGCTCGATCTGCTGCTGTCGATGCCGATCACCCGCACCGAACTGATCCTCGGCAAATACCTCGGCCTGGCCACCGCGCTGACGGCCGCCACCGTGGCCGGTTTCGGCGTGGCCGGCATCGCGCTGGCGCCGTTCTTCGACCTGTACGCGCTGTGGCACTACGCCGGCTTTGTCGCCAGTTCGCTGCTGCTCGGCCTGTCGTTCCTGAGTCTGGCGGTACTGGTGTCGGTCTGCTCGCGTGACCGCGCCAGCGCCAGCGGCGTGGCCATCGCGCTGTGGTTCCTGTTCGTGCTGGTATTCGATCTGGTCCTGCTCGGGGTCATGGTGCTGGCCAGCGGCGAAGGCGGCACCGGCGCGTTCGTCATCGCGCTGTTCCTGAATCCGACCGATGTGTTCCGCATTCTCAACGTGTTTTCCTCATCCGAACTGAAGGCGTTCTACGGCCTGGCGACGGTGCTGCCGGACACGCTGACCCACCCGGCCCTGCTCGGCGGTGTCATGCTGGCCTGGATTGCCGTTCCGCTGGCACTGGCTGTCTGGAGATTCAAACGACCATGA
- a CDS encoding nitrous oxide reductase accessory protein NosL — MKKFLLPLLLTGLLAACGQASTSDKPADAELNPPQGAACALDGMVLADYPGPKGQIRFSDGQIDYFCDTIELMSLLIEPEQVKPIKGAFVQDMAHANWQKPVGYWVDARKAFYVAGSKRTGSMGPTFGTFALRADAERFAGQYGGKVYAFNEVTPEMIKLDGGVLKDQGM; from the coding sequence ATGAAAAAATTCCTTCTTCCGCTGCTGCTGACCGGACTGCTGGCCGCCTGCGGCCAGGCGTCCACCAGCGACAAGCCGGCCGATGCCGAGTTGAACCCGCCGCAGGGCGCCGCCTGCGCACTCGACGGCATGGTGCTGGCCGACTACCCGGGCCCGAAAGGCCAGATCCGCTTCAGTGACGGCCAGATCGACTATTTCTGCGACACCATCGAGCTGATGTCGCTGCTGATCGAGCCGGAACAGGTCAAGCCGATCAAGGGCGCCTTCGTGCAGGACATGGCACATGCCAACTGGCAGAAGCCGGTCGGCTACTGGGTCGACGCGCGCAAGGCATTCTATGTGGCAGGCAGCAAGCGCACCGGCAGCATGGGACCGACCTTCGGCACCTTTGCGCTGCGCGCCGACGCCGAACGCTTCGCCGGCCAGTATGGCGGCAAGGTTTACGCCTTCAACGAAGTCACGCCGGAGATGATCAAGCTCGACGGCGGCGTACTCAAAGACCAGGGGATGTGA
- a CDS encoding ABC transporter ATP-binding protein codes for MPNAIEVRDVSRRFGDFVAVDRVGFAVDAGEIFGLIGHNGAGKSTLFKMMLGLLPVSSGEIALCGEAVTGPHFRAVRRQIGYLPENVVLYDNLTGLETLAFFARLKGVSDAPYAELLDTVGLPAVGKRRVRDYSKGMRQRLGFAQALLGAPKLLLLDEPTTGLDPEGIHEFYAILERVRAGGATVILTSHILAEIEQRVDRLALMSAGRLAALGTVAELSAAIALPVTVELTLAVAERPAALAALTEAGFEPASQPHGLSLAIDRADKPRLLAVLARLGEALADVRFIEPTLEAVFLGHRRDVHAAARETR; via the coding sequence ATGCCGAACGCCATTGAGGTTCGCGACGTCAGCCGTCGCTTCGGCGATTTTGTCGCTGTCGACCGGGTCGGCTTTGCCGTCGATGCCGGCGAGATTTTCGGGCTGATCGGTCATAACGGCGCCGGCAAGAGCACGCTGTTCAAGATGATGCTCGGCCTGCTGCCGGTCAGCAGTGGCGAAATCGCACTGTGCGGCGAGGCAGTGACCGGCCCGCATTTCCGCGCGGTGCGCCGCCAGATCGGCTATCTGCCGGAAAACGTGGTGCTGTACGACAACCTGACCGGACTGGAGACGCTGGCCTTTTTCGCCCGGCTCAAGGGCGTCAGCGATGCGCCGTACGCCGAACTGCTGGATACGGTCGGCCTGCCGGCCGTCGGCAAGCGCCGGGTCCGCGACTACTCGAAGGGCATGCGCCAGCGGCTCGGTTTCGCCCAGGCGCTGCTCGGTGCGCCGAAGCTGCTGCTGCTGGACGAGCCGACGACCGGCCTCGACCCGGAAGGCATTCACGAGTTCTACGCCATTCTGGAACGGGTGCGCGCCGGCGGTGCGACGGTGATCCTGACTTCGCACATCCTGGCCGAGATCGAACAGCGGGTCGACCGGCTGGCACTGATGAGCGCCGGCCGGCTGGCCGCGCTCGGCACCGTGGCCGAACTGTCGGCCGCCATTGCCCTGCCGGTCACGGTCGAGCTGACGCTGGCCGTCGCCGAGCGGCCGGCCGCACTGGCCGCGCTGACCGAGGCCGGCTTCGAGCCCGCCAGCCAGCCGCACGGCCTGTCGCTGGCCATCGACCGCGCCGACAAGCCGCGCCTGCTGGCGGTACTGGCCCGGCTCGGCGAGGCACTGGCCGACGTGCGCTTTATCGAACCGACACTGGAAGCGGTCTTTCTGGGCCATCGTCGCGATGTCCATGCCGCTGCCCGGGAGACCCGCTGA